A stretch of DNA from Aspergillus flavus chromosome 3, complete sequence:
ATCCTACGCATCATAGTACAGTATTTTGGGGAGGACTACCAGACGGTCCGATCCGTACCGCTGCAACGTTCATCCTTGTTTCTGGTCTAGTGCTAGCTAGCGGTCTGATGAGTGTCCTCGCTGAATAAGGTGATTGGTGATGCTGAGCAGTCTTTCTGGGTATTAATGTTTTGGTTTGGCTTAGGTGGTTGAGTCGATAAGCAACAGACAGGCTTTCTTTCTGATGATCGTGTAGAATGTAAAGGTTACAGCAGTTAATTCGCTCTGATAGAGTTTATCATTTTAGAATGCGTGAGCCTATCTTGGATCCGGCTAACCTACGGCACGCGTCAGTGCTTCCCAGCTCCTCTTTGAGTAGGAAGCCTAGTATCTTGATCGTTATCTATTTCATGTCACAGCTCATTTCCAATTGACTAATCATGTAGCATCGTTCTATCTAGACAAGCGGTGCAATTGAGCTTAGTGGGAAATGTTGACAGCTTATCACGGCTGTAGTAACATTATACCTTGACGTTTATATCGTTAGGACTCCGAGCTAGAGACCCAATCAACAAGTATGAGGTGAATAAAGTACAGTCCATCAAGTACTGCATATATAATGGTTAGCAAGGCACAAGCACTGTAATGACTAATCCCTTTTGGCCCCCAACTGATCCTTGTCTAGTTTTCCGTCAGATGACAAGCCTCGGGGTATAAATCTTGTACTGTTCAAGCTTTTGAAGTTCCCGGAGTAAGCAATTATATGTAGTCTTGCTGTCTACGTCTTCGCGGTACCCGTTCCCAACAACCTGCAGCTGACCAACAATGCCAACACCCCGATATTTCACTCAAGCCCCTGCTTTCCCTGCTGAGACTTCCGTTGCGAGTCTGCCGACTATTTCTCTCCGTGGTCTACAGGATAAAAGCTCCACCGAGGGAGAGAAACTGTTCGAAGCATGTAGAGAATGGGGTTTCTTTCTAATCGACCTACGAGACTCCGATGATGGCACGACATTGTTACAAGATGCAGAGAGAATGTTCGATCTGACTACGGAGCTCTTCGCCCTGGACCAGGCAACCCTGGATCGATATGCATATGATGCACCGAGGGACCTGACCGGGTATGTACACTGACATGTACTCAGAAACAGATCATGAATTGATATCGAATAGGTACAAAAGCATGGGGCGACTAAAGACCGACGACGGCAAAACAGACCATATGCATCTGTATTCCATCAATCAAGACGACATTCTAGGCAACCGTCCTCCACGGACTAATGCCGGTCCAGTCGAATCCAAGCGTACTCAGCTCCAAGCGTTCATTCGACACTGTTCTGCAGCATTGGGTGTCATTCTAGGTGCGCTGGACGATCAACTCGGTCTGAAGCAGGACACGTTGGCTGCACTTAGTCCGCTGGAAGATGAGTCCGAGACATCGGTGCGTCTGCTCTGTAGTCCGCCCCAGCCTGCCCCGGAATATGATCGCATCACTCTCGGCGGACACACCGATATCGGTACCATGACAGTACTGTTCCATGTGGTGGGTGGGCTCCAGATTCTTCCAGCTGGCAAGGAGAACGTAATGGAGAACTGGCAGTATGTGCGACCCGAACCGGGCTGTGCCCTTGTAAATGTGGGTGATACGTTGGTGGAGTGGACCGGTGAACTGCTGCGTAGTTCTTTGCATCGGGTGATGACGGCTCCAGGAGATCAGGCATTGGTGCAGCGCCAAAGCGTGGCCTACTTAGTTCGGCCTGCAAAGAAGGCATCTATGCGACGTATACAGGGTGGTAAGATTCCTCCTTTGGccgaaggggaagaagaggaggcgCGTCCGGTTAATGAGTGGGCGGCTTGGAGATCACGCCAGATTATGCTGGGCCACTTGAAGCCGCAGAGCCGGGGTGGAAATATGGCAGTTAGCGTATGAAAGGTGCTTGATTGTTTGAGGGTCACATTATTCTACTGTTCCTTTTGGTGTTTGCTGCTCTCGTGGGGTGTGATTCATCCTCGCACCAGAGAGCGGATAAGATATTCGGCTTCCTTAACTTTTCAAATCACTTTGTGAACATTATTATCAGCTCACCTTCGTTAGACGATTGACTCTACACTTCTGCCGTGCTTATATCTGAGATCAATTTCTTTAATGTCTCCAGCTAAGGATGCCAATGACTCTGTCTTCATTTCATTCGGCATTCTTTATACTGCTAAATTTCCGATAACACCCGATTTGACCCCGACCCTTGGTTTTCTCCTACGTTCATGTACGTTATCAGGTAGGCCAATGAAAATGCTGTCCAAGTAGCctaaagagaaagaagattaTCCTAGATGTGCTTCTCCTAAACACTCTATCAACCGATAAATATCCTCTTTGAAAGCTTATCTAGCGAGTGTAAGGTAAAACTTTCGATACAGGTCCAGCATACCTGCTTGGGCAAAACAAAAGTCAAGTGACCTTTCTGGACCGAGATTGCAGTGGCAGCAAGCCTTCCCACGAAATTGTCGTGAGCTCGAATGACCCTTGCAGTGCTCGGGGCGTCGATTAGCTCATCCCAGTTGTCAATGGAGACGGCCGGGAATCTAGGTTTGGGGCGTGAGGGATGGCTCTGGCAGGGATGCGGCAGGGAGATCCGCTCAATGAAGTTGCTCGACAAAGCACCCAGGATATCAATATCACCTACCCACTTTGAGCCATCATAGACTTGGGCCAGCGTCTCGACGTAGTTCGCCTCGACGTCCTGAACTCCGTGAAACACCGCACCGGGGACAGGGCTCTCGTATCTTGTAAACGAGAGCTGAATAGATGAGTTGTCGAAGTGATCTTCGACTGACCCGTTGAAGGCAATATGGTCGATCAGTTGCCATGTGTCGAACTCGGCCTTCCTCAGCTTGGGGTTCATGGGCGGAATCAGCAGCGAAACGCCGGATTTCCCAATATTGGCCACCAGTCTCTGGATCTCATGAGGCTTAGCGTCCTCCCAGGGATCGCAGAGGATGGAACTTGATGCGAATATAAAGTTTCCAGATGAAATGGCCATGACATTGGTGAAGCAATCTGGTGATAGATCCATCGTGCCGGTCTCGAACAAAGCCACACAAGAGAAACTCTCAGATCGGGCCACATCGAACACTTCAAATCCACTTCGGTTTCTTTTCACAATAACGAATTCGTCGTCCTTGTCGTCTTCGTATGGGTGTTCTGCGTCGTCTTCGCAGGGGACCCACTTTTGCTGGCCCAGCTCCTTGCGTAGTACACTGAGAGATACGGACGCGTTGGGCATAAGTTTGTAAATCTGGTCTGCTGTCGCGAGCGCTCTCATGGACCGGACGTACTCAGGAGATGCCTTCGCGAACCAGACATGGGTCAGGTGAACCTCGAGCTTCTCTACGTCAAAATATCGATTATCAAAGAAGCGTGTGAGATTCTCTGGGAACACTTCGAAATCTGACATGCAGATACCGGTGGCATATACAGCAATGGTTGGGTTGTCGTTTATCTTGGGGTATCGAAACCGTTTTAAAGGTTGCTCGGGGTCAGGCTCTCGCCGATCATGGCCACGCACTGCAATTGATATTGGAATCTTCGCAGTGCCAACTGAGCGGGAGAGGTTCAGGGGAAGGTAGTATGTAAGATAATGCTGAGAAATTTCCAGACTATCTGGGTAGTAAAGCTCACAAACCTCCCCTATAGAAATAACCTCATCGAATCGCGTTGTGTTGTAATCTTCCCCAAGTCTCAACCATGCATTGTGCTT
This window harbors:
- a CDS encoding putative oxidoreductase, coding for MPTPRYFTQAPAFPAETSVASLPTISLRGLQDKSSTEGEKLFEACREWGFFLIDLRDSDDGTTLLQDAERMFDLTTELFALDQATLDRYAYDAPRDLTGYKSMGRLKTDDGKTDHMHLYSINQDDILGNRPPRTNAGPVESKRTQLQAFIRHCSAALGVILGALDDQLGLKQDTLAALSPLEDESETSVRLLCSPPQPAPEYDRITLGGHTDIGTMTVLFHVVGGLQILPAGKENVMENWQYVRPEPGCALVNVGDTLVEWTGELLRSSLHRVMTAPGDQALVQRQSVAYLVRPAKKASMRRIQGGKIPPLAEGEEEEARPVNEWAAWRSRQIMLGHLKPQSRGGNMAVSV